The following proteins are co-located in the Mobula hypostoma chromosome 4, sMobHyp1.1, whole genome shotgun sequence genome:
- the LOC134344861 gene encoding probable G-protein coupled receptor 148 has product MNLYNCNHRADHNEMSLLAEEHVTVQFPANASHSMDFLQHEDIQAWVNALGHSKTHILMIPLIICLIASLLAVPLVLIAIFSNNNLHQETRYLLLANTLVNDLIYSVLNTFIDILNAAGVGMPKVVCQTLLYVLTVSYCNGILTVTAMVVDTYVAVSWPLRYPSLLPRSRALKIIICICIVSAAAPSVIFIITLGTQQNPLSTLSICILPLIFMFSFLRLPILKMYYSFTVIYFLICLVLISSSYVMLYCKTKTSGIWTGNSRARQTYFIQSMLLFFYFIPLLGLVAGGALQEMDLISYVTVLWINRSMTNFLMMLPRAVSPYVYALRYREVTKSIQTLPLLRHIRRINPTD; this is encoded by the coding sequence ATGAATTTATATAATTGCAATCATCGTGCCGACCACAATGAGATGTCTCTTCTAGCTGAAGAACACGTTACTGTGCAGTTCCCTGCAAATGCGTCCCATTCCATGGATTTTCTTCAGCACGAAGACATCCAAGCATGGGTGAATGCTTTGGGACACTCCAAAACACATATTTTGATGATTCCTCTGATAATTTGCCTTATTGCCTCATTGTTGGCTGTACCTCTTGTCTTGATTGCCATCTTTTCAAACAACAACCTTCATCAGGAAACCAGGTACCTGCTGCTTGCCAACACTTTGGTTAATGATCTAATTTATTCAGTACTGAACACCTTCATCGACATCCTTAATGCTGCAGGTGTCGGGATGCCTAAAGTTGTTTGCCAAACACTATTGTATGTGTTAACCGTGTCTTATTGTAATGGCATTCTGACAGTCACTGCAATGGTGGTGGACACTTATGTGGCTGTTAGCTGGCCGCTTCGTTATCCCTCACTTTTACCTCGATCCAGGGCCCTGAAAATCATTATCTGTATTTGTATTGTTTCTGCCGcagctccatctgtcatttttataATAACACTAGGAACTCAACAGAATCCATTGTCCACGTTATCGATTTGTATTTTACCTTTAATATTCATGTTTTCTTTCCTTCGATTACCTATCTTAAAAATGTATTACAGTTTTACAGTAATTTACTTTCTAATATGTTTAGTACTGATTTCCAGTAGCTATGTCATGTTATACTGCAAAACTAAGACGTCAGGAATATGGACTGGCAACTCCAGGGCAAGGCAGACTTACTTTATTCAGTCAATGCTGCTATTCTTTTACTTCATTCCCTTGCTTGGTCTAGTGGCAGGGGGTGCACTCCAAGAAATGGACCTGATTTCCTATGTGACAGTACTCTGGATCAATAGGTCAATGACAAATTTCCTTATGATGTTACCTAGAGCAGTTTCCCCATATGTTTATGCACTGCGGTACCGAGAGGTGACTAAGTCAATCCAAACTTTACCATTGCTGAGACATATTAGGCGTATAAACCCCACTGATTAG